One segment of Paraburkholderia caribensis DNA contains the following:
- a CDS encoding putative bifunctional diguanylate cyclase/phosphodiesterase, with protein sequence MQSTYHLGLVVVSLAVATLASFTALDLAGRISTMASARLRHLWLAGGAAAMGTGIWSMHFIGMLAFSLPIPLGYDFAITACSLIIAMIVSYFALVQVARPTLSARRLVTGGLLMGFGIAGMHYTGMAAMQMQPGIHYRPGLFTASVVIAIAASMAALWIAHTLRDSSQHGVLLKRIGAACVMGVAITGMHYTGMAAADFLPGSVCGAARGVNAQWLATTIILFTFVILIVTLILSRFDARTSFLAGSVSSLNNQIVRLATYDTLTDLPNRRTLNERIEHAIHASKLSRRGFAILFMDLDGFKTINDSLGHAFGDEVLKSFAQHLRQCVRNADTVARLGGDEFVVLAENLSAPRDAERMAEAVLERMREGISTQSQMLQIMPSIGIALYPQDGHSVDELLKHADAAMYEAKRGGRSTYRFFEAHMNEAAMRTLKIQGALHEALGKGYFSLHFQPKFRGDSGEVAGAEALIRLNHPEIGVLAPMDFIPIAERSGQIVEIGYWVVRETCRQIRRWESAGLPSMKVAINLSPRQMAQPDLVARMLEIVRAEGVDCMQIMFEITETVAMQDAAKTTEMIREFQSSGFEISIDDFGTGYSSLAYLQRFRVKQLKIDRFFTSGLDADGHEGSAIVQAIIALAHSLEMDVVAEGVETASQLDKLKDLQCDEMQGFLLGKPLTADAFSDLLQERMSTA encoded by the coding sequence ATGCAGAGCACTTATCATCTCGGTCTGGTTGTCGTGTCGCTCGCCGTCGCAACACTGGCTTCATTCACGGCGCTCGACCTGGCCGGACGTATTTCCACCATGGCCTCCGCCCGCCTGCGCCATCTTTGGCTCGCGGGCGGCGCGGCAGCAATGGGCACGGGCATCTGGTCGATGCACTTTATCGGGATGCTGGCCTTCTCGCTGCCCATCCCGCTCGGCTACGATTTCGCGATCACCGCCTGCTCGCTGATCATCGCGATGATCGTCTCGTACTTCGCGCTCGTCCAGGTGGCGCGCCCGACGCTCTCCGCCAGGCGCCTCGTCACCGGCGGCCTGCTGATGGGCTTCGGCATCGCGGGCATGCACTACACCGGCATGGCGGCAATGCAGATGCAGCCGGGCATCCACTATCGCCCCGGCCTGTTCACCGCTTCCGTCGTGATTGCGATTGCAGCGTCGATGGCCGCGCTGTGGATCGCCCACACGCTGCGCGATTCGAGCCAGCACGGCGTGCTGCTCAAGCGCATCGGCGCGGCCTGCGTGATGGGCGTCGCGATCACGGGCATGCACTACACAGGCATGGCCGCCGCCGACTTCCTGCCCGGCTCGGTGTGCGGCGCGGCGCGCGGTGTCAACGCGCAGTGGCTCGCGACGACGATTATCCTGTTCACGTTCGTGATTCTGATCGTCACGCTGATCCTGTCGCGCTTCGATGCGCGCACAAGCTTCCTCGCCGGTTCGGTTTCGTCGCTGAACAATCAGATCGTGCGGCTTGCCACCTACGACACGCTCACCGACCTGCCGAACCGCCGCACGCTGAACGAGCGCATCGAGCACGCGATCCACGCATCGAAGCTGAGCCGCCGCGGCTTTGCGATCCTCTTCATGGACCTCGACGGCTTCAAGACGATCAACGATTCGCTCGGCCACGCATTCGGCGACGAAGTGTTGAAATCGTTCGCGCAGCACCTGCGGCAGTGCGTGCGCAACGCCGACACCGTCGCGCGACTCGGCGGCGACGAGTTCGTCGTGCTGGCCGAGAACCTGAGCGCGCCGCGCGACGCGGAACGGATGGCCGAGGCCGTCCTCGAAAGGATGCGCGAAGGCATCAGCACGCAAAGCCAGATGCTGCAGATCATGCCCAGCATCGGCATTGCGCTGTATCCGCAGGACGGCCATTCCGTCGACGAACTGCTGAAGCATGCCGACGCCGCGATGTACGAAGCGAAGCGCGGCGGACGCAGCACCTATCGTTTCTTCGAAGCGCACATGAACGAAGCGGCGATGCGCACGCTGAAGATCCAGGGCGCGCTGCACGAAGCGCTCGGCAAAGGCTATTTCTCGCTGCACTTCCAGCCGAAATTCCGCGGCGACAGCGGCGAGGTCGCGGGCGCGGAAGCCTTGATCCGCCTGAATCACCCCGAGATCGGCGTGCTCGCGCCGATGGATTTCATCCCGATCGCCGAGCGCTCCGGGCAGATCGTGGAGATCGGCTATTGGGTCGTGCGCGAGACCTGCCGCCAGATCCGCCGCTGGGAAAGCGCCGGCCTGCCGTCGATGAAAGTCGCGATCAATCTGTCGCCGCGCCAGATGGCGCAGCCGGATCTGGTCGCAAGGATGCTGGAGATCGTGCGCGCGGAAGGTGTCGATTGCATGCAGATCATGTTCGAGATCACCGAGACGGTCGCCATGCAGGACGCCGCCAAGACGACCGAAATGATCCGCGAGTTCCAGAGCAGCGGCTTCGAAATTTCAATCGACGACTTCGGCACGGGCTATTCGAGCCTCGCCTATCTGCAGCGCTTTCGCGTGAAGCAGCTGAAAATCGACCGCTTCTTCACGAGCGGGCTCGATGCCGACGGCCACGAAGGCAGCGCGATCGTGCAGGCGATCATCGCGCTCGCGCATTCGCTGGAAATGGACGTGGTGGCCGAGGGCGTCGAAACGGCGTCGCAACTCGACAAGCTCAAGGACCTGCAATGCGACGAAATGCAGGGCTTCCTGCTCGGCAAGCCGCTCACGGCCGACGCCTTCAGCGATCTGCTTCAGGAGCGCATGTCGACGGCGTGA
- a CDS encoding VIT1/CCC1 transporter family protein — MSNERVPLLDPIDRVSEIVFGVLMALSFTGALSVATAGHQEVRTMMFTALGCNLAWGLVDAVMYLIRTATERRRKKMLLMQLQAAHDKTQTRQLIADALPQLFATVVQPATLDALHQELLTVREPTIRLGGKDYAAAFGIFALVVLATFPVVVPFIFVSQIVLALRISNLLAVVTLFIGGYALGRYTSGRPWLSGVAMSGIGVVLLAIIIALGG, encoded by the coding sequence ATGTCAAACGAACGCGTGCCCTTGCTCGACCCCATCGACAGAGTGTCCGAGATCGTCTTTGGTGTACTGATGGCGCTCTCGTTTACGGGCGCGCTCAGCGTTGCGACGGCCGGACACCAGGAAGTCCGGACGATGATGTTCACAGCGCTCGGTTGCAATCTCGCCTGGGGGCTCGTGGATGCCGTCATGTACCTGATACGCACGGCCACTGAGCGGCGGCGAAAGAAGATGTTGCTCATGCAGCTTCAGGCGGCACATGACAAAACCCAGACACGCCAGCTGATTGCCGATGCGCTCCCGCAACTTTTCGCAACCGTCGTCCAGCCCGCGACGCTAGACGCGCTGCATCAGGAACTGCTTACGGTGCGCGAGCCGACTATCCGGCTTGGCGGGAAAGACTATGCCGCGGCATTCGGCATCTTCGCTCTGGTGGTCCTGGCGACTTTTCCGGTCGTCGTCCCGTTCATCTTCGTTTCGCAGATCGTGCTGGCGTTGCGCATCTCGAACCTGCTGGCAGTCGTCACGCTGTTCATTGGCGGCTATGCGCTCGGCCGCTACACGAGCGGAAGACCGTGGTTGTCCGGCGTGGCAATGTCTGGAATTGGCGTCGTGCTGCTCGCGATCATCATCGCGCTAGGCGGCTGA